Genomic DNA from Chelonia mydas isolate rCheMyd1 chromosome 6, rCheMyd1.pri.v2, whole genome shotgun sequence:
GCTTGTCATGCGGTTTGTCAAGCTCGCCTCAGGGCAGGCTGTTCAGAAGCAGGGCAGGCACCGAACTGGTTGTGAGCTCGATCCTTCCATTTCACCAACCAAGtcacaagtgtgaactcctcaggcgcTGTAACAGCCTTGACATGAAGTCACTGGCCGTCTCCTTGGATGTTCGGGTCTAGCTTGCCACCCGGGGAAGCCTGCTTTTGTGATAGAAAGACCCTTTGCCCGCggtgctttcccctgccttgccagagcccaggcccctcctccttccagcacccccaccccaccaaggacTTGGTGCCCACAAGACAGACTGGGGAGGGTCGAAGGGAGACGCCCTTGTTGGATTTTAATCAGTGTTTGCACAGGGAGTGGGAGAAGAGGAtagaggcggggagggagcataggagggaaaggagggaatAGGGGGCGGGATGGGGAAGCCAGGATGGAGAGGAGGGAATAATGGGACGGGAGGGGCAGGGTCGGGGAGAAGGGAATGGAGGTAAATTTGATGGGGACAGTGGTGGATTCAAACAgagcccaggcccaggcccaagCCCCTGGCCAATTTGGGTTCCCCAGCACGAGCCCTGGCCCCTGTGTAGAAGTGTGGGGTGGGGCACCAGCACCAGAACAGTGGCCCCACTCctcgctcctcctcttccccttgggGCCCCAGGCCAGGACAGAAgtcagagctgggctgtggttagagctgcccagggagctggggccACTGAGGGgtgccctggaccctccacctgccctgggtgtggggttagggggcctgagagcagcccccagcccatgtctctgcccctgccacccagggcaggtggagggtccaaggCTTTCCACAGCAGCCCGAGCTCCCTGAGCGGCCCTTCCCACGGCCCAGCTGTGCCTTCCCGGGCCAGAGGGCGGGCCCTTGGGGGAACAGGAGGACTAGAGGGTGGGGCCCCGGGGTGAGGAAGGGCTCAGGCGTATCTCAGCCCCCCAGTaggaagaggctggtgccacTAGTAGGGGCTGCTgggtctcctggaatcaggctctatctcccggaggctactgaagccaaactgggagattttaggtgctaaaagtccTGTGGCgaagtggggctaaggcaggctgccctgccctggccccgcgccgctcccagaagccgcCGGCACGTCCTTGCAGTCCCTGGGGGCGGGAGACAGGGGATCTCTGCGCTCTGCCCCTGTCCTGagtgctgactccacagctcTCATAGGCCACggatgcagcaggggaggaggggattcAGGAGTTGCAGTGTCCTCAATAATTATATGATTAACTTGTATTTTTGTCTTGCATTATGTACAATGTTCAACATAACATCCAAAGCAGGGTTGGAAAATGAGGCGGGAATAGTGGGAGAACTCTTATTTCAATATCGAGAGATGCAATTTCCCCCTCGCtcctcaccccatccccatgTCTCCTTCGTCCTGCCCTGCCTGTTCAGGTGACCTCACACTGTTTCTAGGATTAATGCGTTGAATTTTTTGCAATGATTTTTGTAACTGAACCTCTGTCGTGAGACAAACATAGAATCTCAGAAAGAATTGCCCTCTTCCAAAAAGGCCTTCATCTCTCACTGTTCGCAGGCAGCAAAGCCAGGCTGCCTTAGAGGAGATGGTGTCGTCCTTTGCTTCTGGTAGACAGAGACACGTGGTCTAAGGGACCTGTGTTTAAAAGGTTTCAAATTATTGCAGAGGCATCTCACCTAAagtttaaaaacctcaaaaaacTTGAGAAGTCCACTCTTGGACTTGTCCAACAAACTGTGCAAAAGCAGCCAATGCCACTGACTGATACATGCAAGAGAGACCATTTATAGTGCACTGGTCCGAAAGGGAACGGCTAAAGCCTGGCATGGAAAGGGGTCCCCTGGTTTGTTCCTTGgaaagaggaggtggggggactAAGCACCCAGCAGCCCAGTACCAGTCACCTCCTGGTAATACTAATTATCAGACCCCAGGCCAAAGGGACTGCCCCAAATAATGTTTCTTATACACATCCCTTGAACACATGAAGAAACAATGCCCTAAGTATGGCGAATCCAAATACAATCCCTGATCCGTCCAGGTTAACATACCGACCCTCGAGTCAGAGACTTCAGTGGTACCAGAGGGGGTGCTAGTTAACGTTATCAGCTCTGAGCTCCTGGAGGTAGACCAAGAGCTCATTAAACAGGCCAAGATAAATGGTAATGTGTGGCACGGTGGTCAAAGTTGCATGTAGGGTTGGGATTGGGCTGAAAGCAGCGCTGATACCGGGGTATGGAGACAGGCTGTGGGTCAGAACCTCCCAGTGACCCTAATTATCAGACCCCAGCCCCAAGGGACGGCCCAAAATTGTGTTTCTTTCTCACATCCCTTGAACACATGAAGAAACAGTGCCCTAAGTATggagaacgaggagtacttgtggcaccttagagactaacaaacccAGGGACCTTTTGGTGCCAAACGAcagagggcacagggggtgcagagggttTTACATGGATCCTCTGGATCAGATCTCTGCATAataccaaagggtggcatgtgaggtctctccTGAGAGCCAGTAGTCCATTAGCCATCATGatcactgcaaaatgtatgtacagagaATATTTAGGGAGTTACGTATCTGtattgaaaattatgttcttaaggattTGGGATTCAGGCAGGTAGCCAGAGGTAACAATCCTCAGCACTGTACCTCCCAAGTAAGAGGTAACAGACACCTCTCTCCCTGTCTGGTTCTTTGTGTATGTTGGATTGCATACCTCACCCTGTGTGCCTGTTAGCATTCTGAGCCAATTGCTgatgaagaaattttaaaatctacaagacaggaaatctacaggaagaacCAGTCAGGAGGGGGGTGTCCTGTTTATGCATAAAGCCATAGGATTGTTCGGATAGACCTAGGGGTGCCCAGGGACACCCTGGGTCCTTTACCAAGGAATAAAGTGACAGCATGTTTGTCTCATGAAATAAGGTCACAGATTGCCTGGCTGAAATGATTTGGGGCGAGCAATTCTTTATTAGACATGAGAGCagcttgttaattaagtctaggctctagaatgcatgtgAGGATTTTATTTGATATGTAAGCAGTTGTtgccaatacttctacttgctactaCCTGAATCTCTGGTCTTTGGTAAATGAACTGACACTGGATCTCACTCTGAACATCTCTAAGTGCTGTGAGTTGAGTGGAGCGGTGATCTGAGGTGTAACTGGTAGCTGGGGTTTCctatttctttggaagcagcagatcTGTGCATACTGAGAATGTCCAGTGACCAGAGGCTGGACATGCCAGGGAGGCGCTCAAGGGTTGGAATGTGCCTATCGCTAACCTGTAGAGTGACAGCGGGGCCTGTGAGTCCATGAGGGGAGGGCTTGTGTTACCCTTGGCCAAGCTGGGGAGCTGACCCACTACAGGCATAGAAAAAGCTTcatcacactaagggcaggtggtaaggAGCTGCCTCACAACCCTAGGTCCCTCTGGGAAGAATcatattaggtgtattatggtagtacctaggcaccccagtcatggagcagcactccattgtgctaggcactgtacaaacaggggTTTTTAggcattgcagcaaaggagagttttgaggagggatttgaaggaggaggaggaggttgttttgttttatttcttgagAGCTTGTTTGACCCTTGTCACTGTATTGGAGtgacacccaccctgcctaggtgctcagcaagGTGCGATTGCTGGCCTAAATGGTctcttttggctggtgttggatcctcagtctctttgttattggggcaggggtAATGAAGGGTCATCATATTGGTTGTATGAATGATTGACTTCAGAACTGTATTTGACATTTTCCAATTGAGATACTTACCCTCAACTGAACAGCACTCATTAGGCATGGGAcgtgggttccaaagcccagtgagttcAGAGAGTGTGGGGATAGGTACTTGTTCCTGGTGGGTGCTCTGTCCAAAGGCCCCAGACACTGTTTGACCAGCTTTCttcccactgtgtaataacagatcTAATTCAGACTTAATtgggagtcttgttacatgctgtgGTGTGGCAACCACTGATGCTTACatctaagtattagacctgctttgggacagtatctctgatgcaagagacttCCCACTGTGCATGaacagtgaggctcccccactatcAGCTGACATCACTGAGAGCTATGATAAAGGCAGGGCCTGGAAGACATATTGGTGTGGCCAGCAAGGAGACTGGCAGGGAGATCTGTCAACCAGGCATCGGTGCAGCGAGTGAGTGCCCAGGCAGTGGAGTGTataaggcaggggtctcaaactcctgccctgcaggcatCTGTGGCCCGCGAGCTTACCCAATGCGGCCCacggggctccagcagttttggggccgggtctctcccttggccctaCCTGCCACCCCCGGGCGCTTCCCCCCTCAGGGGCCCCAGCAGTGCAGCGGATCTGAGCGGCATCTGCCTGCTCACTCCAgtggctgccggcccctccctgcagcccaggggcagggctgtgcctccGCGCTGCCGTGCCCCGAGTggccctgcggccaatgggactctgaggggggcagtgcctggggtcaGAAGCGTGCGGAGGCCCCCAACCCACcccgccttggagccccaggtaagcgcctcactcccgaccccctcccagagcctgcaccaccaccccctccccacataccccctcctgcccccaaactccctcccagagactgcaccccattcccacacccccagcccctaaATTCCCTCccgcagcctgcaccccctccccacacacacctcagcccccaaactccatcccagagcctgcaccccagaaccccttccgcacccaaactccctcccagaacccaacCTCTCAcctcttctgcacccaaactccctcccagagcctgcaccccaatctcctctcccagacctcctcccccacccaaactccatcccagagccttaggcaggtgggaggcggagttttgggggggcagagtttttggggggtgggttctgggcgGCATGAGTGAaattattggcccactgggaggacTTTAGAattggcactggccctaaggtaaattgagtttgagacccctggtgtaaGGTGTCTCCTTATTCTCCACCCCTTCCATCCAGGCTGGGAGGAGAACTCTGTGTATGCACTTCTGAACTCATGAATACATGGTCCACAGGACAGCAGCTGTGAGTGAGGTGAGGGGAGAGGACAGGCACATTAatgggacttttgggttgctggacttctTTGCTCATGATGTATGTTTATGCATCCTGCTGGTGCTGTTTCCCCAAGCtaatgccgcattgtttccctcctttattaaaaggttttgtGCTACACTCAgcctctgtgcttgcaagaggcgAAGTTTttcctcttagaggcacccagggcgggtggtgtgtaattgtcccaggtccctgggtgggggcttgagcctgTTTTGCGTTGTGTTATTGagaaggaacccctagatactgaacccggcccctgttgctgccaactctgatgggcagaagggttacacatgcatAGTAGCAGAAACTCTTTCTAGAGCTCTGATTAAGCCACCAccaatgaaagaagaaaaggctttAGAGAAAGATGTTAAAGTGTATgttaagggcatgtcttcactatgGGCTGTATCGACAGGgtagcgatcgatccagtggagGTCTAGGGCtcaagccctgttgctttgcagtgtaggtGCAGTCCTGCTGGACTCGTGCTCTGGGAGGCTGACCAAAGTATCCCGCAAACCAactttctttctcctctgtccAGTCAAGTTTGGTGAACAGTCCAGTTTTCCCAGGCTGTGCCTCCAACAAAAGGGGAAcgggcagctgcagctggggagggggctaggaagtctgggatacggGCGGTTGCACTcaggcctgcataatgcagtgtatatgctggagccccaggctggaaTCCACGGTTCAACCAGTCCTAAGCTGGGGTTACACATTAGTGCAGATGCTCCAGCCGAGTCATTGAGTTACCTGGTCAATTTAGGGCACCCCACCTATACCCTACCTAGGGCTCACGGTGTGATCCAGTCAATTAAGGCACCCTCATCCTTTCCCTACTGTTGGTTCCCTACTGTAAGAGCCATAAGTGCAAAAGAAAGGCcctacttggtcagaccaaaggtccgtgtagcccagtaccctgtcttccgacaacagccaatgccaggtgccccagagggaatgaacagaacaggcaatcatcaagtgatccatcgcctgccgttcattcccagcttctggcaacccaATCCTTACCGATggggctcaggaagaaacctggtcaatttaagtacccgCCATTTCCCTCCGGGCTCAAGGCTCTAAGGGTCTACAGAACCTTtccccagtgaaagagccttacgcAGCTGTGCTCTAAACATGTATTTATTAGCAACATACACAGAATACATATATCGAGAAAATCTTGAATGCTGAACACTCCCAATATACAGACAAATTTCACccaatggccagtcaggatctACTCATCGGGGGGTTCCGGGCATCCGTACATGTCACGATCATGCAGGGGGTATGGTGTTTTGCAGCTTGATGTTCTGCACTCCAGAGCTGCTTCCCAAAGAACATTGTCATTTACATTATATAGGTAAAATTAGCTCCCTCCTTCAAATTTACTAAACCTGTCACACTATCCCACACCCCTAAATAACAGAAATGTTAACCAATTACACTCTGGCACCTCTGCGTCCTTCCTGACcaagttttctacattttatctttcatgccCAAATGGTAAATTAGTTGTGACCTTCTCTGTTTGTGCAGATGCTCAGCATAAAAACACTGCTCAGAGCTTATTTTACCATTTGTTGAGTCTCCTTCTGTATCCTCACTAATTTCCCAGACCCTGGGTGTCTGAAATGTACAAACTGGTGGTTATAATTCTGGTGAGAGACCTTCCCGAGGAGGGGGGTGCTTGATCAGCACCAGAACTTCCTTTTTTAAGTGGTGAGACCCCTGAGTTTCACCCCAGGTTGGTTTAATTTGAGGGGGTTGATCAAGTCTCAGGCCAACAATTGCTCCCCCACAACAAGATTTAACCCAGCACAGAacaattccctccccccaccaaaaagaGAGCTGAGAGTCCCATCCAAACCACCTGCCTCCTGGAGACAGATAAAATCCCCCAAATACCACCAGACCCACGAGAGCTGGCATCGGTGACGCGCTATCCTTGGCTACAGGAAAGTGCAGCAAGCGCAAAGTGCAGGTTGGGGCGGGGAACGGAGCCAAGGCTGGGCTGCCGTGAAGGACAAACTGGAGACCAGTGGCACCAAAAGCCCCAAGCGGCTGCCACACGGGCTAACAGCACTAGGTGGAGACAGGGCCCCATAAATTGTTGCTCACCCTGGCCTTGTTCTCCCTGAACAGATGGAAATCAACCTCCACAACCAGAGAGTCAGGGCCAGCGCCCGCACAGACCACGCAGCCTTTCTGAAGGAGAAGGTGAGTCCAGGGTGgggagatgcccccagccaagGGACCCCTAGGAAccatcccagccagccccacaggcagtgggctttggggcaggagaggggagctcatATCTCCGGCTCCCAGGgtggctgcagagatgggagACTCCAACCCAGGCACAATGGGGGTCCCGATCTCAGTCACAGGGGTTAGTGGGAGTTGCTGGGCTGTAGCCAGAGGGTCCATTGGTGAGACAGGGTTGCAAACCCACCCCTTCTAACAGACTTgggcccctctcctctctccgTCCTCTGCCCCTCAATGCAGGATGGCCTGTCCCAGCGAATGATCGACTGTCTGATGCTGACACCGAGCGCAATGGCGGAGCAGTTAGCGGAGCAGCGCAGGTCGTTGCTGGGGCAGTGCCAAAAAGAGATGAAGGGGCAGGAGAAGGAGACCCTACTGAGGGCGCTAGAGGAAGAGCTGACTCAGGAGGCCGAGACATTCCTGGAGACCTACAGATGGCGCTATGAGAGTCACACCATCAACCAGAGAGTCATGGGGAGAGCCCGCAAAGACCACGCTGACTTTCTGAAGCAGAaggtgagttgggggggggcccCAGCCAGGAGAACCCCAGGGATCCATGCTAGCCAACCCCATGGGAAGGGCCACTgacgggggttggggggcggggaggggagggagcaaatGGGGCAGCTTCCCCACGGCCCAGACATTTAAAAGGGCCGGGGCTCCCGGCTGCTACTATTTGCgtctgctgcagcagccagagccccgggctctttaaatcaaAGCCGGATCCCGGGTGGTACGGGCTGGGCAGCGCTGAAGGATCTGGCtttgggaggctagcccccaaccTTGCCCCTTCTACTTGAggctccaccccttctgggggccagagtcCCCCCCCCGACCTTGCCCAGGGACCAGGCAATTCTTTCAGCAGCCCTGCCtgtgggctctgggctttggGAGAGGAGATGGGAGCTCATATCTCCGGCTCCCAGGgtggctgcagagatgggagACTCCGACCCATGCAGAAATGGGGGTCCCGATCTCAATCACAGGGGTTAGTGGGAGTTGCTCTGCTGTAGCCAGAGAGTCCATTGGTGAGATGGGGTTGAAAACCCACCTCTTCTAACAGCCTTgggccccctctcctctcccccttaATGCAGGATGCCGAGTCCCAGGGTATGATCTCCTCTCTGATGGTGATGTCCAGCGCAATGGCGGAGCAGTTGGTGGGGCAGTGCAGGTCGTTGCTGGAGCGGTGCCGGAGAGAGATGAAGGGGCAGGAGAAGGAGACCCTACTGAGGGCGCTAGAGGAAGAGCTGACTCAGGAGGCCGGGACATTACTGGAGACCTACAGAAGGGGCcgttggtttcccttttcctaaGTGGGGCAGATAGGAGCGAGGGGTGCGTCTGTGGGGTCTGGTATTCCATTGCCGTGCCCGCAGAGCTCAGAAGCGGCagttggggtgggagtggggtgggcacTATCGCTGGGGTGTATAGGGGCGGGGAGATGGGTGGTGACATCCAGCAGCAGGAACCCATGTGAGCTGCAGCTGCCCACAAAGAAAGGGCTTCGCCGTCGGCACAGCAGTCACACTGTGAGCCCCTGCTAGGTGATTGTGACTAAAATACCTTCCAGGGAGGCCAATCCAGGCACAGAGAATCTGTGTGTCTTTGGGAGTTAGTCCCAAAAGTTATTCTCCTGCACCGTGAAAAATTGATGCTTCATTTCTTATTGGATTCATCTgtctttaacttccagccatttgttCCCTCTCTGCCTTCCTCCCGCGCTGAAGGCATGTGACAATTGCAAATCAAAGCGCTTCAAAAACAGGCAGTGGCAGTATCAAGGTTATCCACACAACCTTAATGCTGCCCCCTTGTGCGTGTGCAGGAAGATACAGTTTTAATCCCATGATCACCTACTGGTGTTTTCCCAAGGAGTCAGTGCTCGGCTGCCTGAGATTGtgttctcctcattgttcagtgcGTGGCCTCCAGCCTTCTTCCCTCAGGAGTACTGACAGCCCAGGACAGAGTCTCCCGGCTCTCCTCTCCAGCACAGCCACTAGCAGCCCTGGTCTGGGGGGCCGTGCTCCGTCACTCCGGGGAGGTGGCCCGTCCGCACCAGGCACTGCGATGGGATGGAGCACAATCAATGCAGCCAGATTCTTCAGAGAACATTCTAACAGTTCTCTGCTGAGCACGTGCAAAATGCAATTTTGAAAGCTTGGTAACTTGGTCAATTTTGGGTGGCTTTTCACAGGCATAAGAAAGAATCTCCCTGACCCAAGCCTGAGGGCACTATTGCTTGTCAATGAAACAGTTGTCAGATTATTTTTTACCATGGTTTGATggatttggagctgctctgtaataatttatgattATTGTCTGCTGGCTGGGCTATTGGGATGTTTTCTGTATGAACATATGGGGTTAGTTTAATGCCTGGCATACAGCTAGGAAGGAAAGGCTCAAGACAGACATCAGTCAACAAGCACGTCAGAGCTAATTCGAGCTGGGTGTACCAGGGGTTTTTCTTGTtctctggcagttctgaaaaattagCAGATCAAAGAGTTGAAAACATGCCATTTAGGgtcaaatgaaactttttgttcGACCCggaaatgtaatattttttcaattttaagcaggtttttttaaaatatgcaatattccctttaatttttctttttaaaatgtgggagtaaatttcaaaatgaaacaccaattcaaattggaaatattggaatgttccattttgaaaatgtctatGTGGATTCTTTGGAATTTCAGCTGTTCATTTGTTCCCAGAATAAAGTAGTTGGCAAAACTGACACAATTTTTTCAGTGCTTTCTGGTGTCTTTGAATCTGCTTGTGATGGGTCAGGACCTGAGGTGCTTAGACATCACTGAGCCCCCCTTCTCTGCCAGCCTGGATCCCCCTTTCCCTGGTGCTGCGAAGTCAGGCTCTCCAGACTCCTCCAGCAAAGCTCACAGGCAAGGCCACACCTAGCTGCAGAGGTTAGAAATTATATAAACTAGGTTatattataaaccagaaataagtttattaactgaaTAACTATGAAAAGGTGTATTTTAAGTGGTCAAAGaggtagcaaacagaacaaaagcagGTTACTATGAAAATAATACAAAGCACGCAATCTAAGCTAGATACACTAAAGGAACTAGTTACATGTacattctcaccctaaatgtgattctaataatcttcttcacaggccagacactcttccagcctgggttcagtcccttccccccattcagtcttagttgtttccagcagtcaacCTGGATGGGGTAGCCAGGGAGAACTGATGACctggattacctcactccccacccttaaataggatttgcataaagTGGGAgttctttgtttcctagtttgacacacacacaaagcttcttgtggaaaagtacagaattCCAGATGGGTATCCGGTATGTCTCTGTAGGGCCCCTATAGCCACTCTTCAGGCTGACCCACATGTTCACAAGACGATtaagctcttttacagttcaTGGTctcttgctgatgggccatcagcatcgtcaggctttttcattgttgtacctgaagggccaTTAGTAGCCTCCACCCAGCATGAGCACCTTGGTAATATAAATCTACAGTCCACattcctaactccagatacagaaatgatacatgcatacaaatatgataattatattcagtaaatcataacttttccaatgatatgGTACATGAGGCATCTTGCATGTAGCATATCTAAGTTATGACATTTACaccataagcatattttcataaagcatatgaaaTGCCACGTCACACATCTCGCTGGAGAATAAATCATGGTGAGGGCGGTGTCATCCTGATTTTGCCACCAGAGCAAAAGGGCAGCAGTTTGTTAAGAGGGGACCCAGCCGTGTTGGTTGGCAATGCAAGGAGCTTGGTTTAGGTGAGAGAACCTACTTTAGCCTGATAAGTTTAGACTCCAGGAAGCACGTTACACTTTTGCTGTTTAGGTGCCACCCTTCTGCCAGCGGCATCAGCGGCAACAAGGGGGATTCTCTACAATTTCTTTACTTTTGGCTTTAGCTCCCTTGCTAGCCCCCAGTTGTCTGGGAACctgttgtgacactgcaccccatattcatcatagtgGTATGATTATGAGATGATTATGAGATGATTattatgcattttgtacaaggtgtgtcatgtgaggtgtcattggaaaagttatgattgctgaatatgattatcatatttttgtgtatgtatcatttttgtatctggagttatgaatattgactatctatatttcaaatgtgcttactctggATAACCCCCACAACTAGCATTTCAGgcacaacaatgaagaagctagacagtATTGATGCAAGATCTTACCCTTCCTGTAAATATTTCagccagcctgtaagtaatggctgctaggactcagcaagggcatgtgaccagaccccacaatactgaactccattttggtacctgtactTTCCACAAACTGGCCTGGGAACTCAGCTTGGAACAAAGGGTGCCTGCCACATGAAGAGACTATATAAGGTGGGGCGTGACATCATGATTTGTCTTcactgcccccaacaactcagcACCTGAAAAAGCTCTGAAAGACAAAGGACTTGGAACAGAGGAGGGGACCCTCGGCTGCACTGCAATTGCAgtctgtgccttaagaatctgcaagcctgcttgtatcatcagtcagggtgagaaactggCAATTCTAATCCTATCTATCTAGTATATGAGgcttagtttgtggttttgtgtatttgataggtaatctgctttgatctgcttgCTATCATTTATAACCACTTAAAGTCTTTTTCTAtcgttaataaacttgttttatattaACCAAAGtgttttgagtgaagtgtctAGAAAAATCTCAGATTCTTTAACACAGGCTTGTTGTGCACATTGAGGGGAAAGCGAACTATATTAAAGAGCTTGCATTGTACAGaaccctgtgcagtgcaagacggtataataCTGGGCTTACAGCAAGGGTGcaaggctggagagctgggaaattggctgttgtCTTCTGTCTGtccttgagtggcttaggtaaagcactcaggtactTCAGTTGGGTGTCCAGCACCACCTGTTGTtctgttgggtgataacagggcctggagaggctggctgaaTCATCAGAAGAGCAGCGTGAGATAGACCAGCCCAGCTGAGTGGTTATGGGGCAAAGCGGTTTCCACAACTCCCAGACTGACAACCCATCACACCTGTAACCATGTTGGGCACCTTTGCCAGGCAAATCTGTACCCACTCAG
This window encodes:
- the LOC122466335 gene encoding uncharacterized protein LOC122466335 isoform X2, with the protein product MIREAPEQKNINKEEKESLEEMEINLHNQRVRASARTDHAAFLKEKDGLSQRMIDCLMLTPSAMAEQLAEQRRSLLGQCQKEMKGQEKETLLRALEEELTQEAETFLETYRWRYESHTINQRVMGRARKDHADFLKQKDAESQGMISSLMVMSSAMAEQLVGQCRSLLERCRREMKGQEKETLLRALEEELTQEAGTLLETYRRGRWFPFS
- the LOC122466335 gene encoding uncharacterized protein LOC122466335 isoform X1, with the translated sequence MYIQDLHNQIREAPEQKNINKEEKESLEEMEINLHNQRVRASARTDHAAFLKEKDGLSQRMIDCLMLTPSAMAEQLAEQRRSLLGQCQKEMKGQEKETLLRALEEELTQEAETFLETYRWRYESHTINQRVMGRARKDHADFLKQKDAESQGMISSLMVMSSAMAEQLVGQCRSLLERCRREMKGQEKETLLRALEEELTQEAGTLLETYRRGRWFPFS